In a genomic window of Caloenas nicobarica isolate bCalNic1 chromosome 1, bCalNic1.hap1, whole genome shotgun sequence:
- the NHLH2 gene encoding helix-loop-helix protein 2, whose product MMLSPDQAADSDHPSSAPSDPESLGGADAQTLSCCVSDPEPAEGGGGGGGEGRGGGGGGGGEGRGGGRPGLHPPPLSREEKRRRRRATAKYRSAHATRERIRVEAFNLAFAELRKLLPTLPPDKKLSKIEILRLAICYISYLNHVLDV is encoded by the coding sequence ATGATGCTTAGCCCGGACCAAGCTGCCGACTCCGACCACCCCTCCTCGGCGCCCTCCGACCCGGAGTCCCTGGGCGGCGCGGACGCCCAGACGCTCAGCTGCTGCGTCTCCGACCCAGAGCCCGCcgagggaggcggcggcggcggcggggaaggCCGGGgaggcggtggcggcggcggcggggagggccggggcgggggccggccCGGGCTGCACCCGCCGCCGCTGAGCCGGGAGGAGAAGCGACGGCGGCGACGCGCCACGGCCAAGTACCGCTCGGCCCACGCCACGCGTGAGCGGATCCGCGTGGAGGCCTTCAACCTGGCCTTCGCCGAGCTGCGCAAGctgctgcccaccctgcccCCCGACAAGAAGCTCTCCAAGATCGAGATCCTGCGCCTCGCCATCTGCTACATCTCCTATCTCAACCACGTCCTCGACGTGTAG